One Carassius auratus strain Wakin chromosome 44, ASM336829v1, whole genome shotgun sequence genomic window carries:
- the LOC113062317 gene encoding prolyl endopeptidase-like isoform X3: protein MFVEEQNKLTMPFLEQCTVKERFHQRLTELYNYPKYSCPYKRGNRYFYSHNEGLQNQSVLYVQDSLNSPASVFFDPNTLSEDGTVALKMGRLSEECEYFAYGLSSAGSDWVTVHFLKADDLTKLQDVLERVKFSCLAWTHDAKGIFYNCYPRQDGKADGTETTTNLNQKLYYHVIGTSQSEDILVAEFPDNPKWQSSLTVSDEGRYAVLSITEGCERVNRLWYCDLQQLPSGITGLLPWVKLVDTFEAQYTYITNEGTVFTLRTNLDAPRYRLITIDLQKPEQTHWKTLIPQHEKDVLGFVSCVNQRYLLVNYVHDVKDILQLYELQSGKLIRDLPLDVGTVVGLSCKKKHPDFFYKFTSFTTPGIIYHCDLSQPDPEPTIFRQVEVKGINPSDYQTTQVFYPSKDGTKIPMFLVHARGIERDGSHPVFLYGYGGFENSIQPYYNTAYLLFIRHLSGILAVANIRGGGEYGQTWHKAGTLGSKQNCFDDFQCAAKYLIQEGYTSASRITIKGASNGGLLVAACVNQQPELFGCAVAKVGVMDMLKFHKFTIGHAWTTDYGCADDPEQFKWLIKYSPLHNLPQTPRDGTPYPAMLLLTADHDDRVVPLHTLKYVATLQHGVGRSPRQTQPLLVRVDTRSGHGAGKPTAKAILEDTHIFSFIAETLKLSWRE from the exons ATGTTTGTTGAAGAGCAGAATAAGTTGACCATGCCATTCCTGGAACAGTGTACAGTCAAAGAGCGGTTTCACCAGCGCCTCACGGAGCTCTACAACTACCCCAAATACAGCTGTCCTTACAAGAGAGGAAACAG ATATTTCTATTCTCATAATGAGGGTCTGCAGAACCAGAGTGTGCTCTATGTGCAGGACTCTTTAAACAGTCCTGCATCGGTGTTCTTTGACCCAAACACTCTCTCAGAGGATGGAACTGTGGCTCTCAAAA TGGGTCGCCTGTCCGAGGAATGTGAGTATTTTGCCTATGGCCTGAGCAGCGCAGGCTCTGACTGGGTGACTGTACACTTCCTGAAGGCTGATGACCTCACCAAACTGCAGGACGTTCTGGAGAGGGTAAAGTTCAGCTGCCTGGCCTGGACCCATGATGCAAAAGGCATCTTCTACAACTGCTACCCTCGACAGGACGGCAAAGCTGATG GCACTGAGACCACAACAAACCTAAACCAGAAGCTTTACTACCATGTCATCGGCACAAGCCAATCAGAAGACATCCTGGTGGCAGAATTTCCAGACAACCCAAAATGGCAGAGTAGCCTTACT GTCTCTGACGAGGGCAGGTATGCAGTGCTGTCCATCACCGAGGGTTGTGAGCGAGTGAACCGTCTGTGGTACTGTGACCTGCAGCAGCTGCCCAGTGGCATCACAG GTTTGCTTCCATGGGTGAAGCTGGTTGACACATTTGAAGCTCAGTACACATATATCACCAACGAGGGCACCGTCTTCACCTTACGCACTAACCTGGACGCTCCCCGTTACCGCCTCATCACCATAGACCTGCAGAAACCAGAGCAGACACACTGGAAAACCCTCATCCCCCAACATGAGAAAGATGTTCTTG GCTTTGTGTCGTGTGTGAACCAGCGCTATCTGCTGGTGAATTATGTGCATGACGTGAAGGACATCTTACAGCTCTATGAGCTGCAGTCAGGGAAACTGATCAGAGACCTGCCGTTAGACGTGGGCACTGTAGTTGGCCTCAGCTGCAAGAAGAAGCACCCTGACTTCTTCTACAAGTTCACCTCTTTCACTACACCAG GCATAATCTACCACTGTGACCTGAGTCAACCCGACCCAGAGCCCACGATCTTCCGGCAGGTGGAAGTAAAAGGCATCAACCCGAGTGACTACCAGACAACTCAG GTGTTTTACCCCAGTAAGGATGGCACAAAGATCCCAATGTTCCTGGTACATGCACGTGGCATAGAAAGAGACGGCTCTCATCCAGTATTTCTGTATGGTTATGGAGGCTTTGAGAACTCAATTCAGCCATATTATAA TACTGCATACCTGCTCTTCATTAGACACCTGAGTGGGATCCTGGCTGTAGCCAACATCAGAGGAGGAGGAGAGTACGGCCAAACTTGGCACAAAG CTGGCACTCTTGGAAGCAAGCAGAACTGTTTTGATGACTTCCAGTGTGCTGCCAAATACCTGATCCAAGAGGGATACACCTCAGCCAGCCGGATCACTATCAAAGGAGCTTCCAACGGCGGCCTGCTCGTGG cggCATGTGTAAACCAACAGCCCGAGCTCTTCGGCTGTGCGGTAGCTAAGGTTGGGGTCATGGACATGCTCAAGTTCCACAAATTCACCATCGGTCATGCCTGGACCACTGACTACGGCTGTGCCGATGATCCTGAACAGTTTAAATGGCTCATCAA GTACTCTCCTCTCCATAACCTTCCTCAGACCCCTAGAGATGGGACCCCGTACCCCGCTATGCTACTGCTGACAGCCGATCACGATGACCGCGTAGTTCCCCTGCACACTTTGAAATATGTGGCCACTCTCCAGCATGGCGTGGGCCGCAGCCCCCGGCAAACCCAGCCGCTGCTGGTCAGAGTGGACACACGAAGCGGACATGGAGCTGGGAAACCCACTGCTAAAGCCATCCTGGAGGACACTCACATCTTCTCTTTTATAGCGGAGACACTGAAACTCAGctggagagaatga
- the LOC113062317 gene encoding prolyl endopeptidase-like isoform X2, whose amino-acid sequence MFWWFMVDDYHGVKVPDPYHWLEDPDSEETKMFVEEQNKLTMPFLEQCTVKERFHQRLTELYNYPKYSCPYKRGNRYFYSHNEGLQNQSVLYVQDSLNSPASVFFDPNTLSEDGTVALKMGRLSEECEYFAYGLSSAGSDWVTVHFLKADDLTKLQDVLERVKFSCLAWTHDAKGIFYNCYPRQDGKADGTETTTNLNQKLYYHVIGTSQSEDILVAEFPDNPKWQSSLTVSDEGRYAVLSITEGCERVNRLWYCDLQQLPSGITGLLPWVKLVDTFEAQYTYITNEGTVFTLRTNLDAPRYRLITIDLQKPEQTHWKTLIPQHEKDVLGFVSCVNQRYLLVNYVHDVKDILQLYELQSGKLIRDLPLDVGTVVGLSCKKKHPDFFYKFTSFTTPGIIYHCDLSQPDPEPTIFRQVEVKGINPSDYQTTQVFYPSKDGTKIPMFLVHARGIERDGSHPVFLYGYGGFENSIQPYYNTAYLLFIRHLSGILAVANIRGGGEYGQTWHKAGTLGSKQNCFDDFQCAAKYLIQEGYTSASRITIKGASNGGLLVAACVNQQPELFGCAVAKVGVMDMLKFHKFTIGHAWTTDYGCADDPEQFKWLIKYSPLHNLPQTPRDGTPYPAMLLLTADHDDRVVPLHTLKYVATLQHGVGRSPRQTQPLLVRVDTRSGHGAGKPTAKAILEDTHIFSFIAETLKLSWRE is encoded by the exons ATGTTTGTTGAAGAGCAGAATAAGTTGACCATGCCATTCCTGGAACAGTGTACAGTCAAAGAGCGGTTTCACCAGCGCCTCACGGAGCTCTACAACTACCCCAAATACAGCTGTCCTTACAAGAGAGGAAACAG ATATTTCTATTCTCATAATGAGGGTCTGCAGAACCAGAGTGTGCTCTATGTGCAGGACTCTTTAAACAGTCCTGCATCGGTGTTCTTTGACCCAAACACTCTCTCAGAGGATGGAACTGTGGCTCTCAAAA TGGGTCGCCTGTCCGAGGAATGTGAGTATTTTGCCTATGGCCTGAGCAGCGCAGGCTCTGACTGGGTGACTGTACACTTCCTGAAGGCTGATGACCTCACCAAACTGCAGGACGTTCTGGAGAGGGTAAAGTTCAGCTGCCTGGCCTGGACCCATGATGCAAAAGGCATCTTCTACAACTGCTACCCTCGACAGGACGGCAAAGCTGATG GCACTGAGACCACAACAAACCTAAACCAGAAGCTTTACTACCATGTCATCGGCACAAGCCAATCAGAAGACATCCTGGTGGCAGAATTTCCAGACAACCCAAAATGGCAGAGTAGCCTTACT GTCTCTGACGAGGGCAGGTATGCAGTGCTGTCCATCACCGAGGGTTGTGAGCGAGTGAACCGTCTGTGGTACTGTGACCTGCAGCAGCTGCCCAGTGGCATCACAG GTTTGCTTCCATGGGTGAAGCTGGTTGACACATTTGAAGCTCAGTACACATATATCACCAACGAGGGCACCGTCTTCACCTTACGCACTAACCTGGACGCTCCCCGTTACCGCCTCATCACCATAGACCTGCAGAAACCAGAGCAGACACACTGGAAAACCCTCATCCCCCAACATGAGAAAGATGTTCTTG GCTTTGTGTCGTGTGTGAACCAGCGCTATCTGCTGGTGAATTATGTGCATGACGTGAAGGACATCTTACAGCTCTATGAGCTGCAGTCAGGGAAACTGATCAGAGACCTGCCGTTAGACGTGGGCACTGTAGTTGGCCTCAGCTGCAAGAAGAAGCACCCTGACTTCTTCTACAAGTTCACCTCTTTCACTACACCAG GCATAATCTACCACTGTGACCTGAGTCAACCCGACCCAGAGCCCACGATCTTCCGGCAGGTGGAAGTAAAAGGCATCAACCCGAGTGACTACCAGACAACTCAG GTGTTTTACCCCAGTAAGGATGGCACAAAGATCCCAATGTTCCTGGTACATGCACGTGGCATAGAAAGAGACGGCTCTCATCCAGTATTTCTGTATGGTTATGGAGGCTTTGAGAACTCAATTCAGCCATATTATAA TACTGCATACCTGCTCTTCATTAGACACCTGAGTGGGATCCTGGCTGTAGCCAACATCAGAGGAGGAGGAGAGTACGGCCAAACTTGGCACAAAG CTGGCACTCTTGGAAGCAAGCAGAACTGTTTTGATGACTTCCAGTGTGCTGCCAAATACCTGATCCAAGAGGGATACACCTCAGCCAGCCGGATCACTATCAAAGGAGCTTCCAACGGCGGCCTGCTCGTGG cggCATGTGTAAACCAACAGCCCGAGCTCTTCGGCTGTGCGGTAGCTAAGGTTGGGGTCATGGACATGCTCAAGTTCCACAAATTCACCATCGGTCATGCCTGGACCACTGACTACGGCTGTGCCGATGATCCTGAACAGTTTAAATGGCTCATCAA GTACTCTCCTCTCCATAACCTTCCTCAGACCCCTAGAGATGGGACCCCGTACCCCGCTATGCTACTGCTGACAGCCGATCACGATGACCGCGTAGTTCCCCTGCACACTTTGAAATATGTGGCCACTCTCCAGCATGGCGTGGGCCGCAGCCCCCGGCAAACCCAGCCGCTGCTGGTCAGAGTGGACACACGAAGCGGACATGGAGCTGGGAAACCCACTGCTAAAGCCATCCTGGAGGACACTCACATCTTCTCTTTTATAGCGGAGACACTGAAACTCAGctggagagaatga
- the LOC113062317 gene encoding prolyl endopeptidase-like isoform X1 produces the protein MAFKYPEARRDDSKVDDYHGVKVPDPYHWLEDPDSEETKMFVEEQNKLTMPFLEQCTVKERFHQRLTELYNYPKYSCPYKRGNRYFYSHNEGLQNQSVLYVQDSLNSPASVFFDPNTLSEDGTVALKMGRLSEECEYFAYGLSSAGSDWVTVHFLKADDLTKLQDVLERVKFSCLAWTHDAKGIFYNCYPRQDGKADGTETTTNLNQKLYYHVIGTSQSEDILVAEFPDNPKWQSSLTVSDEGRYAVLSITEGCERVNRLWYCDLQQLPSGITGLLPWVKLVDTFEAQYTYITNEGTVFTLRTNLDAPRYRLITIDLQKPEQTHWKTLIPQHEKDVLGFVSCVNQRYLLVNYVHDVKDILQLYELQSGKLIRDLPLDVGTVVGLSCKKKHPDFFYKFTSFTTPGIIYHCDLSQPDPEPTIFRQVEVKGINPSDYQTTQVFYPSKDGTKIPMFLVHARGIERDGSHPVFLYGYGGFENSIQPYYNTAYLLFIRHLSGILAVANIRGGGEYGQTWHKAGTLGSKQNCFDDFQCAAKYLIQEGYTSASRITIKGASNGGLLVAACVNQQPELFGCAVAKVGVMDMLKFHKFTIGHAWTTDYGCADDPEQFKWLIKYSPLHNLPQTPRDGTPYPAMLLLTADHDDRVVPLHTLKYVATLQHGVGRSPRQTQPLLVRVDTRSGHGAGKPTAKAILEDTHIFSFIAETLKLSWRE, from the exons ATGTTTGTTGAAGAGCAGAATAAGTTGACCATGCCATTCCTGGAACAGTGTACAGTCAAAGAGCGGTTTCACCAGCGCCTCACGGAGCTCTACAACTACCCCAAATACAGCTGTCCTTACAAGAGAGGAAACAG ATATTTCTATTCTCATAATGAGGGTCTGCAGAACCAGAGTGTGCTCTATGTGCAGGACTCTTTAAACAGTCCTGCATCGGTGTTCTTTGACCCAAACACTCTCTCAGAGGATGGAACTGTGGCTCTCAAAA TGGGTCGCCTGTCCGAGGAATGTGAGTATTTTGCCTATGGCCTGAGCAGCGCAGGCTCTGACTGGGTGACTGTACACTTCCTGAAGGCTGATGACCTCACCAAACTGCAGGACGTTCTGGAGAGGGTAAAGTTCAGCTGCCTGGCCTGGACCCATGATGCAAAAGGCATCTTCTACAACTGCTACCCTCGACAGGACGGCAAAGCTGATG GCACTGAGACCACAACAAACCTAAACCAGAAGCTTTACTACCATGTCATCGGCACAAGCCAATCAGAAGACATCCTGGTGGCAGAATTTCCAGACAACCCAAAATGGCAGAGTAGCCTTACT GTCTCTGACGAGGGCAGGTATGCAGTGCTGTCCATCACCGAGGGTTGTGAGCGAGTGAACCGTCTGTGGTACTGTGACCTGCAGCAGCTGCCCAGTGGCATCACAG GTTTGCTTCCATGGGTGAAGCTGGTTGACACATTTGAAGCTCAGTACACATATATCACCAACGAGGGCACCGTCTTCACCTTACGCACTAACCTGGACGCTCCCCGTTACCGCCTCATCACCATAGACCTGCAGAAACCAGAGCAGACACACTGGAAAACCCTCATCCCCCAACATGAGAAAGATGTTCTTG GCTTTGTGTCGTGTGTGAACCAGCGCTATCTGCTGGTGAATTATGTGCATGACGTGAAGGACATCTTACAGCTCTATGAGCTGCAGTCAGGGAAACTGATCAGAGACCTGCCGTTAGACGTGGGCACTGTAGTTGGCCTCAGCTGCAAGAAGAAGCACCCTGACTTCTTCTACAAGTTCACCTCTTTCACTACACCAG GCATAATCTACCACTGTGACCTGAGTCAACCCGACCCAGAGCCCACGATCTTCCGGCAGGTGGAAGTAAAAGGCATCAACCCGAGTGACTACCAGACAACTCAG GTGTTTTACCCCAGTAAGGATGGCACAAAGATCCCAATGTTCCTGGTACATGCACGTGGCATAGAAAGAGACGGCTCTCATCCAGTATTTCTGTATGGTTATGGAGGCTTTGAGAACTCAATTCAGCCATATTATAA TACTGCATACCTGCTCTTCATTAGACACCTGAGTGGGATCCTGGCTGTAGCCAACATCAGAGGAGGAGGAGAGTACGGCCAAACTTGGCACAAAG CTGGCACTCTTGGAAGCAAGCAGAACTGTTTTGATGACTTCCAGTGTGCTGCCAAATACCTGATCCAAGAGGGATACACCTCAGCCAGCCGGATCACTATCAAAGGAGCTTCCAACGGCGGCCTGCTCGTGG cggCATGTGTAAACCAACAGCCCGAGCTCTTCGGCTGTGCGGTAGCTAAGGTTGGGGTCATGGACATGCTCAAGTTCCACAAATTCACCATCGGTCATGCCTGGACCACTGACTACGGCTGTGCCGATGATCCTGAACAGTTTAAATGGCTCATCAA GTACTCTCCTCTCCATAACCTTCCTCAGACCCCTAGAGATGGGACCCCGTACCCCGCTATGCTACTGCTGACAGCCGATCACGATGACCGCGTAGTTCCCCTGCACACTTTGAAATATGTGGCCACTCTCCAGCATGGCGTGGGCCGCAGCCCCCGGCAAACCCAGCCGCTGCTGGTCAGAGTGGACACACGAAGCGGACATGGAGCTGGGAAACCCACTGCTAAAGCCATCCTGGAGGACACTCACATCTTCTCTTTTATAGCGGAGACACTGAAACTCAGctggagagaatga